Below is a genomic region from Ammonifex degensii KC4.
TTCGATCCTTTCTTCACCACTAAGGCGCGGGGTAGCGGTCTGGGCCTGGCTCTGGCGCACGAAATAGTCACCGCCCATGGGGGGCATATCGAGGTGGAGAGCAAGGTAGGGGTGGGCACCACCATGCGCGTCTACCTGCCCGTGGGAGAAAAGGAGGTGCGAGTAGATGGCCCGGGTGCTGGTGGTAGATGACGAGGAGAGCGTCTGCCAGATGCTGAAGGACCTCCTGGAGACCGAAGGGTATGAGGTGGTCACGGCTCTGGAGGCCAGAGAAGCTCTTGAGAAGTTAGACCAGGAGGAGGTAAACGCGGCCCTGGTCGATATCCGTATGCCGGACATCGACGGGCTGGCCTTTTTCAAGCTTCTGAAGGAAAAGGGGTATACTTTCCCAGTCATTCTCATAACCGCCTACGGCTCCACCGATACGGCGATCGAGGCCATGAAGCTGGGCGCTTTTGATTACGTGCTCAAGCCTTTCAACATAGAAGAGCTTTTGCTGACGGTCAAGAAAGCAGTGGAGGTGGAGGCTTTAGCACGAGAGACGGAGGCGCTCCGGCGGGAGTTGGCGGGAGAGGCGCCGGCCGAAGAGATCATCGGCCGCTCTCCGGCCATGATCGAGGTCTTCAAGCAGATAGGCAAGTTTGCCGACACCGATTACACCGTACTTATAGTGGGCGAGACGGGTACGGGGAAGGAACTGGTGGCGGGGGCGTTGCACCGTAACAGCCGCCGCTGCAACGGCCCCTTTGTGCGGATAAACTGCGCGGCCATCCCGGAGAACCTTTTGGAAAGCGAGCTTTTCGGCTACGAGAAAGGCGCCTTTACCGGTGCGATTTCCCGCAAGATAGGTAAGTTCGAACTGGCCGAAGGAGGTACCCTTTTTCTGGATGAGATAGGAGAGCTCCCCCTTTCGATGCAGGCCAAGCTTTTGCGGGTGCTGCAGGAGAAAGAGTTCGAGCGAGTGGGGGGCACCAAGACCATTAAGCTCAATGCCCGGATAATCGCGGCCACCAACCGGGATCTTGTGCGGATGGTGAAGGAGGGCACCTTCCGCGAAGACCTGTACTACCGCCTCAACGTGGTGACCATCCACGTCCCGCCCCTCCGGGAGCGCAAAGAAGACATACCTCTTTTGGCAGAGCATTTCCTCCGGCAGGCGGTGGCCAAGCTAGGCAAGACGGTAAAGGGCTTCTCTCCCGAAGCTTTAAACCTCCTAAAGGCCTACGACTGGCCAGGAAACGTACGGGAGCTGCGTAACGTCTGCGAGCGGGCAGTGGTCCTGGCCCAAGGTCCCCTCATCCTCCCCGAAGACCTGCCGGTGACTCTGCGTCAGCCGGAAGAACTCGGTTTGGGAGAAGGGGAAATAGAACTGCGGCTACGTTCGGGACAGACGCTGGCGGAGATCCTGCACGATGTGGAGCGCACGGTCATCTTAAAAGCCTTGCGGGAGCACAACTACAACCGCACCCGCACCGCCCAGGCTTTAGGCATCAGCCGGCGCACCCTCCACCTGAAGCTTAAGGAGTACGGTCTGGGGGAGGAGGGGGAGCCAAATTGAGAATTTTGGGTAGTTGTCAAAAACAACGAGTTCCGATATAATTGGTTAGTGAAAATTGTAACTTTCTCAGTTGGAGGGGTGGGAGCGATGAAGCTACTGGTGCTCTATGACGGCTCGACGAACGCGCTGCGGGCGGCAGAGAGTGCGGCGAAGCTGGTAAAGGCCATGGGCGGCGGAGAAGCAGTCCTCTTGCAGGTAGTGGAGTTTTGGGAGTCGGGGGCTTGGGGTTTTCTGACCTTGCCCGACGAGGAGCAGGAGCGGATCATTAACCAGGCCAAGGAGAAAGCACTGGCGGGCATGTGCAAACCGGAACAGGTACTTAAGGAAGCGGGGGCTAAGGTAGAGAAAGTGGTCCTGGTGGGCGAGGTAGTCCCTACGATCATCGAGTACGCCGATCAAATGAACCCCGATCTCATCGTCATGGGCAGCCGGGGCATGGGCCCCATAAAGGAACTGGTGCTGGGGGGGATTTGCCACAAAGTCCTGCAGCTAGCCAAACAGCCGGTCATGGTGGTAAAGTAGCACCTTGAGACCCGAAGGGGGTGTTAGGGAGAAGGGAGGTTTAAGGACTAGGATGGCATGAAGCTCTTAAGAGCAGAAGAGAAAGTACCTTGTTTTGCTGTTGCGGTTGTTTTTTGGCTCACGATACTACCACGGTAGAGGGGGGAAAATATGCTGGCTTTGCTTTCAAGTACCGTCCTGCTGGCGCAGGGTACGGCAACAGGGCAAGCGGCTACAGCTGCTGCGGCTGACCCTAGCGGTTCCAACTGGTGGATTTGGCCTCTACTCCTTTTCATCTTCACGGTGGTTCTTGGGATAGTGGCTGTTTTGGGCGGTGTAGGCGGCGGAGTCCTCTTCACCCCTCTGGTGGGCGGTTTCTTCCCCTTCCACCTGGACTTCGTCCGTAGCGCGGGATTGCTGGTAGCACTTTCCGGCTCTTTGGCGGCGGCACCGGGGCTTCTGCGCTCCAACCTGGCGAGCTTAAGATTGGCCTTGCCGGCCGCTCTGCTGGCCTCTACCGCCAGCGCCTTTGGTGCTCTGGTGGGGTTGGCCCTGCCCAAGAACGTGGTGCAGATTCTGCTTGGCATCACCATTCTCTTCGTGGCTTTCCTCTTCATCGTCTCCAAACGGGCCGAGTTTCCCCACGTACCCCACGCCGACAAGCTGGCGCAGGTCCTCAAGATCCACGGCATCTACTACGAGGCCTCTACCGGGCAGACGGTGGAGTGGACCGTCTGGCGCACACCTGTAGGGCTCATTCTCTTCATCTTCATCGGGTTCATTGCCGGCATGTTCGGTCTGGGAGCCGGGTGGGCCAACGTACCGGTGCTGAACCTGGTCATGGGCGCCCCCTTGAAGATCGCGGTGGGTACCAGCAAGTTCCTCCTGTCCATCACCGATACTTCTGCGGCCTGGGTGTACCTCAACTCCGGGGCTTGTCTTCCGATGATAGTGGTGCCCTCGGTAGTGGGGATCATGCTGGGTTCCTTCATCGGGGTTAAGCTTTTGACCATCGTGCGTCCCAAGGCGGTGCGGTACGTCGTCATCCTGCTCATGATAGTCGCCGGCATAAGGCCTCTGCTACAGGGCCTCGGCATCTGGAAGTAAGGGGGGAAGAAGATGAGCGACAAGGGCAAGGCGGTAGAAATCCCGCGGGAGCAGCAGGTTTACGCCACCGTCCTGTACTGGGGTATGCTCATAGGCATGGGCCTGCTCATAGTGACCTTTATCCTCTATGTGTTCGGGGTGCTCAAACCCTTCATCCCGGTAACGGAGCTTCCTAAGCTCTGGGGGATGAAGGTCAAGAAGTTCGTCGAGGTGGCGCGGGTACCTACCGGCTGGAACTGGGTGTACTATCTGGGCAAGGGAGACTTCCTTAACTACATCGGCATTGCCATACTGGCGGGCCTGCAGGTGCTAGGGTTTATAATACTTTTCCCCTTCTACGTCGCCAAGCGCGACGTACCCTTCACCATCATCGTGCTGGCCGAGATAGTAGTGCTGCTGCTGGCCATCAGCGGGGTTATCCACCTGGCGGAGTAGGCGGTTTTCAAAAAGGCTTTCCGGAAAAGGGGAAGGAAGTACCTCCTTCCCCTTTTCTCTGTCTTGCTGTTTTCTGGGCCCCTTAATTATAATCCCCTTTAAAAGACCTGGGTCTCGAGGAAAGGAGCGGTGATCTTTGGCACGGCGAGCTACGGCGGAAGAGGTCAGAGCCATTTGCACTGAGGAGGAACTGGGTTCTTGGCTCAAAACCGATGAGATCGAACCGCTGGAGAGCATCATCGGTCAAGAGAGAGCGGTAAAAGCCTTAGAGTTCGGGCTGGAGATAGAGGATCAGGGGTTCAACATCTTCGTGGCCGGCCTTCCGGGAACGGGGCGGACCACGGCGGTAAAGAACTTTTTAGAAAACATAGCTAAAACCAAGCCCACTCCCTCGGACTGGTGTTACGTCTATAATTTCCGGGATCCTTACACCCCCCGAGCTATCGAGCTACCGGCAGGCAAGGGGGTGGAGTTTGCCCGGGATATGAAGAACTTTATCGCCTCTGCCCGCCGGGAGATCCCCCGGGCTTTCGAGAGCGAAGAGTACGCCAAAAAGAGGGAAGAGACCATCGAAACTTTTAATGCCCAGCGCAACCGCCTTTTCCAGGAGCTGAACGAGCGGGCGAGTGAGGCCGGTTTCATGATCCAGCCTACGCCTACCGGTCTCTTCATCATCCCGGTAATCGACGGCGAACCCATTAAAGATAAAGACTTTGCCGCTTTGCCCCGCGAGCAGCAGGAGGAGATCATAAGGCGGCGCGAGGAACTGGAGGCTGAGGTTGCCAGTACTTTCAGGGAACTGCAGAACATCGAGCGCATGGCGCACGAGGCGATAAGGGAGCTTGACCGGCAGGTGGCTGACTACGTGCTGGGGCTCCTGCTTAAAGAGATGCAGGAGAAATACCGCTCCCTGCCGGCCGTGCTCAACTACCTGGAGGCGGTCAAGGCAGACATTTTGGACAACCTGGCCCTTTTCCGCGGCCGGGCAGAGGGGGAGCGGCCGGGGCCGCCGTGGCACCGGGAGGACCCCTTCCGGCGCTACGAGGTCAACGTGCTGGTCGACAACAGCGAGCTCCAGGGAGCCCCGGTGATAGTGGAGTACAACCCTACCTACAGCAACCTGGTGGGGCGCATCGAGCGGGAGGCGGTCTTCGGGGCTCTTATCACCGACTTCACCATGATCCGCCCCGGGGCTCTGCATAGAGCCAACGGCGGCTATCTCATCATTCCCGTGGAGGAGATGGTGCGCAACCTCTTCTCCTGGGATGGGCTCAAGCGGGCTTTGCGGGAAGGGAGGGTGGTCATCGAGGACATAAGCGAGCGGCTGGGGCTTTTAACCACCAAGACCCTGCAGCCCGAGCCCATACCCTTAAAGCTCAAGGTCATTCTTCTGGGCGACCCCTGGCTTTATTACATCTTTTTCCACTACGATCCCGATTTCCAGGAGCTCTTTAAGGTGAAGGCGGAGTTTGGCACCCGCATGGACCGGACGCCGGAAAATGTGCGCAAGTACGCCGCCTTTTTCCGTACCCTCTGCGAGAAGGAAAATCTTTTGCACCTGGATGCTTCGGCGGTGGCCAAACTGGTGGAGTACGGCTCGCGTCTGGCGGAGGACCAGACCAAGCTGGCCACCCGGTTCTCGGAAATTGCCGACGTGGTGCGGGAAGCCTGCTACTACGCCCGTAAGGAAGGAGCAGCTTACGTCTCGGCTTGCCACGTGCGCCAGGCCATCGACGCCCGCTTCTACCGCTCTAACCTCATCCAGGAGCGCATCCAGGAGATGATCACCCGGGGCTTTATCAAGATCGAGGTGACGGGGGCCAAAGTGGGGCAGGTCAACGGTCTGGCGGTCATCGACCTGGGGGACATCTCCTTTGGGCGGCCTCAGCGTATAACGGCCACGGTGGCTGCGGGCAAGGAGGGGGTAATCGATATCGAGCGGGAGGCGCGGCTGGGCGGGCGCATCCACACCAAAGGGGTGCTCATCCTCACCGGCTACCTCAACGAGAAGTACTACCGCGAGGCCCCCTTGAGCCTGGCGGCGCGCCTGGTCTTCGAGCAAAACTACGAGGGAGTGGAGGGGGACAGCGCCTCCAGCGCCGAACTGTATGCGCTCCTCTCGGCCCTCTCCGGTCTTCCCATCAAGCAGAACCTGGCGGTCACCGGCTCGGTGAACCAGAAGGGGGAGATCCAAGCGGTAGGGGGGATTAACGAGAAGATAGAAGGGTTCTTCGACATCTGCAAGGCCAAGGGCCTGACGGGCGACCAGGGGGTGATTATCCCCTCGGCCAATAAGGAAAATCTCATGCTGCGGGAAGATGTAGTGGAGGCGATAAAAGAGGGGCTTTTCCACATCTACTTCGTGGACACGGTGGACGAGGGGATAGAGCTCTTGACCGGGGTGCCGGCGGGAGAAAGGGGACCTGATGGGAAGTTCCCGCCCGACACCGTGCACGGGCGGGTGGCGGCCCGGCTCAGAGAAATGGCGGAGCAGATAAATAACCTAGAGGAAGAAGGAGGGGGAGAGGAGATCCTGGAGGGAGAGAATGGAAACGGGGAAGAAGACGGAGAAACGGATAGCGCAGAAGATTGAGGTACCCTCCTGGGGCGAGTTCCTGGCCCTGTGGTCCACCGAGGGCAAGCTTTGTAAGCTTTCCTTCCCCGGCTTCTGGCAGGATTCGGAAGGTCACCCCGGCTGTCCTTCATCAGGTGAAAGGCTGGCTCTGGCCTTGAAAGCTTACTTTGCCGGGGAGCAGGTGGACTTTAGCTGGGTGCCGCTCGATCTAGGTGCTTATACCCCTTTCCAGAGGCGGGTGCTGGAGTTTGCCCGGGGACTTCCTTACGGGGAAGTCGTCTCTTACGGCGATTTGGCCCGGGCCCTAGGAATACCCGGCGGGGCACGGGCGGTAGGCCGGGCCTTGGCGGCTAACCGCATCCCCATTATCATCCCCTGCCACCGGGTAGTCGCCCGCCAGGGGCTGGGGGGATTCAGCCTGGGCCTCGACTGGAAGCAAAAGCTCCTGGCACTGGAGAAAAAGGGCTTTTGCCGTAAGCGCCACTTGTGCTAAAATATCGCTTGGTCTGGCTTAGAGGAAGGAGTGGAAAGGAAATGTACGCCGTTATCGAAACGGGTGGCAAGCAGTACCGGGTAGAAGAAGGACAGCGGCTGAAAGTGGAAAAGCTGCCGGCAGACGTGGGGGAAGTGGTGCATCCCCGCGTGCTGATGGTGGTCAAGGACGGTGAGGTCAAGATCGGCGCGCCCGAGGTTGAGGGGGCGCGGGTGGACCTCAAGGTCTTGGGGCACGGGAAGCACCCCAAGATCGTGGTCTTCAAGTACAAGCCCAAGAAGAACTACCGGCGCAAGAAGGGGCACCGGCAGCTCTACACCGAGGTTCTGGTCGCCAAGATAGAGGCGTAAAACTCGCTTTTAAGGAAAGGGGGGATACGTTATGGCCCATAAAAAGGGTGTTGGCAGTTCGCGTAACGGGCGAGATTCTAACGCTAAATACCTGGGCGTAAAGTGCGGCGACGGCGAGTTCGTCACGGCGGGCTCGATCCTGGTGCGTCAGCGGGGCACTAAGTTCCACCCCGGCAAGAACGTGGGGCGGGGTGGCGATGACACCCTCTTTGCCCTGGTGGACGGCTTCGTGCGCTTCCACTCCCGGGGCCGGGAGCGCAAGTACGTGAGCGTGATTCCCGCGCTGACAAGCTAAGTTCCATAGGTTCGGGCGGATCGGCCAAGGCGGGAGGAGTTAAACCCGCCTTTTACTTTTTAAAGAGTCTTGGGGAGGTACGCTTTTTGGCCAAGGCTTTGATGGTTCAGGGAACCACCTCGCACGCGGGAAAGAGTTGGCTGGTAACCGCTCTTTGCCGGCTTTTGCGGCAGGAAGGCTGGCGGGTTGCTCCCTTCAAGGCCCAGAACATGTCCCTTAACGCCTATGTCACCCCCGAGGGTGGAGAGATCGCCTACGCCCAAGCCCTGCAGGCAGAAGCGGCGGGGATCCCTCCCTCGGTGGACATGAACCCGGTCTTGCTCAAGCCCCAGCGGGACACCACAGCCGAGCTGATACTTCAAGGGAAGGCGGTAGGTTTGCTTTCGGCGCGGGACTACCGGGGGGAGTGGCTGAATAGGGCTTGGGAGGCGGTAAAAGAAAGCTTCAGTCGTCTAGCTGACCGGCACGAGATCATCGTCATCGAAGGAGCAGGTAGTCCGGCGGAGGTAAACCTCAAGGACCGGGACATTGCCAACATGCGGGTGGCCGCTTTGGCTAGAGCCCCGGTCATCCTGGTGGCCGATATCGACCGGGGCGGCGTTTTCGCTCAGCTGGTGGGAACCCTGGAACTCCTTTCCCCGGAGGAGCGCGAGCGGGTAAAAGGGCTGGTCATCAACAAGTTTCGCGGGGA
It encodes:
- a CDS encoding universal stress protein — its product is MKLLVLYDGSTNALRAAESAAKLVKAMGGGEAVLLQVVEFWESGAWGFLTLPDEEQERIINQAKEKALAGMCKPEQVLKEAGAKVEKVVLVGEVVPTIIEYADQMNPDLIVMGSRGMGPIKELVLGGICHKVLQLAKQPVMVVK
- a CDS encoding Lon protease family protein is translated as MARRATAEEVRAICTEEELGSWLKTDEIEPLESIIGQERAVKALEFGLEIEDQGFNIFVAGLPGTGRTTAVKNFLENIAKTKPTPSDWCYVYNFRDPYTPRAIELPAGKGVEFARDMKNFIASARREIPRAFESEEYAKKREETIETFNAQRNRLFQELNERASEAGFMIQPTPTGLFIIPVIDGEPIKDKDFAALPREQQEEIIRRREELEAEVASTFRELQNIERMAHEAIRELDRQVADYVLGLLLKEMQEKYRSLPAVLNYLEAVKADILDNLALFRGRAEGERPGPPWHREDPFRRYEVNVLVDNSELQGAPVIVEYNPTYSNLVGRIEREAVFGALITDFTMIRPGALHRANGGYLIIPVEEMVRNLFSWDGLKRALREGRVVIEDISERLGLLTTKTLQPEPIPLKLKVILLGDPWLYYIFFHYDPDFQELFKVKAEFGTRMDRTPENVRKYAAFFRTLCEKENLLHLDASAVAKLVEYGSRLAEDQTKLATRFSEIADVVREACYYARKEGAAYVSACHVRQAIDARFYRSNLIQERIQEMITRGFIKIEVTGAKVGQVNGLAVIDLGDISFGRPQRITATVAAGKEGVIDIEREARLGGRIHTKGVLILTGYLNEKYYREAPLSLAARLVFEQNYEGVEGDSASSAELYALLSALSGLPIKQNLAVTGSVNQKGEIQAVGGINEKIEGFFDICKAKGLTGDQGVIIPSANKENLMLREDVVEAIKEGLFHIYFVDTVDEGIELLTGVPAGERGPDGKFPPDTVHGRVAARLREMAEQINNLEEEGGGEEILEGENGNGEEDGETDSAED
- the rpmA gene encoding 50S ribosomal protein L27, which codes for MAHKKGVGSSRNGRDSNAKYLGVKCGDGEFVTAGSILVRQRGTKFHPGKNVGRGGDDTLFALVDGFVRFHSRGRERKYVSVIPALTS
- a CDS encoding methylated-DNA--[protein]-cysteine S-methyltransferase; the encoded protein is METGKKTEKRIAQKIEVPSWGEFLALWSTEGKLCKLSFPGFWQDSEGHPGCPSSGERLALALKAYFAGEQVDFSWVPLDLGAYTPFQRRVLEFARGLPYGEVVSYGDLARALGIPGGARAVGRALAANRIPIIIPCHRVVARQGLGGFSLGLDWKQKLLALEKKGFCRKRHLC
- a CDS encoding sulfite exporter TauE/SafE family protein — its product is MLALLSSTVLLAQGTATGQAATAAAADPSGSNWWIWPLLLFIFTVVLGIVAVLGGVGGGVLFTPLVGGFFPFHLDFVRSAGLLVALSGSLAAAPGLLRSNLASLRLALPAALLASTASAFGALVGLALPKNVVQILLGITILFVAFLFIVSKRAEFPHVPHADKLAQVLKIHGIYYEASTGQTVEWTVWRTPVGLILFIFIGFIAGMFGLGAGWANVPVLNLVMGAPLKIAVGTSKFLLSITDTSAAWVYLNSGACLPMIVVPSVVGIMLGSFIGVKLLTIVRPKAVRYVVILLMIVAGIRPLLQGLGIWK
- a CDS encoding sigma-54-dependent transcriptional regulator — its product is MARVLVVDDEESVCQMLKDLLETEGYEVVTALEAREALEKLDQEEVNAALVDIRMPDIDGLAFFKLLKEKGYTFPVILITAYGSTDTAIEAMKLGAFDYVLKPFNIEELLLTVKKAVEVEALARETEALRRELAGEAPAEEIIGRSPAMIEVFKQIGKFADTDYTVLIVGETGTGKELVAGALHRNSRRCNGPFVRINCAAIPENLLESELFGYEKGAFTGAISRKIGKFELAEGGTLFLDEIGELPLSMQAKLLRVLQEKEFERVGGTKTIKLNARIIAATNRDLVRMVKEGTFREDLYYRLNVVTIHVPPLRERKEDIPLLAEHFLRQAVAKLGKTVKGFSPEALNLLKAYDWPGNVRELRNVCERAVVLAQGPLILPEDLPVTLRQPEELGLGEGEIELRLRSGQTLAEILHDVERTVILKALREHNYNRTRTAQALGISRRTLHLKLKEYGLGEEGEPN
- the rplU gene encoding 50S ribosomal protein L21 codes for the protein MYAVIETGGKQYRVEEGQRLKVEKLPADVGEVVHPRVLMVVKDGEVKIGAPEVEGARVDLKVLGHGKHPKIVVFKYKPKKNYRRKKGHRQLYTEVLVAKIEA